A region of Anopheles merus strain MAF chromosome 2R, AmerM5.1, whole genome shotgun sequence DNA encodes the following proteins:
- the LOC121590819 gene encoding high affinity cGMP-specific 3',5'-cyclic phosphodiesterase 9A isoform X2, with protein MYHKDGTVDVKLLADLGYIADRLRNLEQKWDLTELKDLHRRIVLKLDDPPTSVLRLRETLARTPTVPPGSPDQQYQQEGQEELTNSTKEQEDAGLQLPVVIIADEVTPPSVIVEECAEASEVSPTADRGDDEFGESSNQSNSVQDVGNVEESVRKLDQLEELVIAFYHSCGRRSSRGCADTEQTASEAVRDGASRARAKRTKKRQQQSSGEACPGAYHPDQQHQKRHPDPDRTMNQGTDPDQDRDHLAHAAAAAATSAPSDTSAVPVGDGRQQAQPQPLRSIHADAPEPGYCLDRDVPLDDEEDTVTLTAETSSECCSQQTVVAVVAEEEEGEEAEAEEVVEDGSSPGHDPTETVAPGSDTTTDDEVENDDTGGSDADANDEAEPGDTCTRRTVLGQDSTPSSRRCSLGGEFETEQNRRLRRRLSELTNNFCTPKQFQQLCDNLDSITDNDLKLLVRELKRKIEFAERMNWLCLSSRPRGPPHRKTSLPKHTDVKKRFLETCDKTLSDEVKAALRLPAFDSYEWEDWDVIHLMQTMFVELNLLEKFNIPIVTLREWLYEVYKHYNDVPFHNYRHCFCVAQMMYTIAWHTNLVQRLGELEVLVLLVSCICHDLDHPGYNNIYQINARTELALRYNDISPLENHHCSIAFRLLEHPECNIFRNMSKEMYKDVREGIIRCILATDMARHNEILTQFQEATPEFDYSNKVHTNLLCMVLIKVADISNEARPMDVAEPWVDRLLQEFFAQSAAEKSEGLPVTPFMDPDKVSKPGSQVRFIGLVLLPLFEALGELLPELTDLIITPVRVALDYYRRLNDAANKTRRSIAEAEAASSESGGSPQLPRSQSGISVKSRPELHDLPEGSESGDSETATEVDVAEKTSKFKVDTESIHRKQSHPNSRKGSREKRPSMIGEYYTTGTRTRGSHGNIQHTNNRTYFGSNRAISLDQYSNNRRMSDGVPIQSVHSDNSVLYYHHQRQHRSLDHDTMCSSSDKSTSLNSTHDTAPGGDPTTILHVPPPQPPPPTGKQRLGKLFGSSSSSASGSAATSAVANLKNNNSAGHGCTAVGGSASTSGGGGSGKHFSRMLSFNQQQRLDKLRNNNNSQSKNNNNNNTNNNGGGSSIGNSNNNNNNNNNNSISNNKNAPAGSAAISQAKHLDGREAMHGAARICPGLGSAAGGDGGFDGTISGSVGVGGGGNQDGGKGGNGSSSNGTAARTTAAAASTASAGSKSFLSRLRQFTGRLSFNFDSRESKKLQLLAGNAPTDLKAKGASAGPKRDHRLEKSRTVDVGDLGPVAICGDSTMSGQQAAIHQQQQQQQHQKQQHLSLVPGESFYGGGPPVVMNQPKSISPILMQHRHSEVLGLGGAAGAAARSRAYSLDVPIGGRHCCRSLSGSTTGGGAGSSCGGSHKSLTFSLNNRSLTEDNDGGGSLALVSGERKSGVGVQPPPLRNNSLLLLADDPSSSSAAIGGGDGSAPPNETI; from the exons ATGTACCACAAGGACGGAACCGTAGATGTGAAGCTATTAGCCGACCTTGGGTACATAGCCGACCGTCTCCGGAACCTTGAGCAGAAGTGGGACTTGACCGAGCTGAAGGATCTGCACCGGCGCATCGTACTCAAGCTCGACGATCCGCCGACGAGCGTGCTGCGGCTTAGGGAAACGCTTGCCCGTACGCCAACCGTACCGCCGGGCTCCCCCGACCAGCAGTATCAGCAGGAAGGGCAGGAGGAGCTTACGAACAGCACGAAGGAGCAGGAAGACGCAGGCCTGCAGCTACCGGTAGTAATCATCGCCGATGAAGTAACGCCACCCAGTGTGATTGTAGAGGAATGTGCAGAGGCATCTGAAGTGTCGCCGACAGCCGACCGTGGGGATGATGAATTTGGCGAAAGTAGCAACCAAAGCAACAGCGTCCAGGATGTTGGCAATGTTGAGGAAAGCGTTCGCAAACTAGACCAGCTAGAGGAGCTGGTAATTGCCTTCTATCACAGCTGTGGCCGACGCAGTTCGCGCGGGTGTGCCGACACCGAGCAGACGGCCAGTGAAGCGGTACGCGACGGAGCGAGCCGGGCACGGgcgaaacgaaccaaaaagaGACAGCAGCAATCGAGCGGGGAAGCGTGCCCAGGGGCGTACCATCCAGATCAGCAGCACCAGAAGCGGCACCCCGATCCGGATCGTACTATGAACCAAGGCACCGACCCGGACCAGGATCGGGATCATCTCgcacacgcagcagcagcagcagcaacgtcaGCACCATCCGACACCAGTGCCGTCCCCGTCGGCGACGGTCGACAGCAGGCACAACCGCAACCGTTACGCTCGATCCACGCTGACGCACCTGAACCGGGATATTGCCTCGACCGGGACGTGCCGCTtgacgacgaggaggacacGGTCACACTGACGGCGGAAACGAGCAGCGAATGCTGCAGCCAGCAAACGGTCGTTGCAGTGgtggcggaggaggaggagggggaggaggCGGAGGCGGAGGAAGTGGTAGAAGACGGATCATCGCCCGGTCACGATCCGACCGAAACGGTCGCCCCGGGCAGTGATACGACCACGGACGACGAGGTCGAGAACGACGATACGGGCGGTTCTGACGCGGATGCAAACGATGAGGCGGAACCGGGCGACACGTGCACCAGGCGAACCGTGCTAGGGCAGGACTCGACGCCGTCCTCCCGCCGGTGTTCGCTCGGTGGCGAGTTTGAGACGGAGCAGAACCGGCGCCTCCGCCGCCGGCTGTCCGAGCTGACGAACAACTTCTGCACGCCGAAACAGTTCCAGCAGCTGTGCGACAATTTGGACAGCATTACCGACAACGATCTGAAGCTGCTGGTCCGGGAGCTCAAGCGAAAGATCGAATTTGCCGAAAGGATGAACTGGCTTT GTCTATCGAGCAGACCGCGCGGTCCACCGCACCGGAAAACTAGCCTACCAAAGCACACGGACGTCAAGAAGCGCTTCCTGGAAACGTGCGACAAGACGCTGTCGGACGAGGTGAAGGCCGCCCTGCGGCTTCCGGCGTTCGATTCGTACGAATGGGAGGACTGGGACGTGATCCACCTGATGCAGACGATGTTTGTCGAGCTGAATCTGCTGGAGAAGTTCAACATACCGATCGTGACGCTGCGCGAGTGGCTGTACGAGGTGTACAAGCACTACAACGATGTGCCGTTCCACAACTACCGCCACTGCTTCTGTGTCGCCCAGATG ATGTACACCATTGCCTGGCACACGAACCTGGTGCAGCGGTTAGGCGAGCTGGAGGTGTTGGTCCTGCTGGTGTCCTGCATCTGCCACGATTTGGACCACCCCGGTTACAACAACATCTACCAGATAAACGCACGCACCGAGCTGGCATTAAG GTACAATGATATTTCACCGCTGGAAAACCATCACTGTTCGATCGCGTTCCGACTGCTGGAGCACCCGGAATGCAACATATTTCGCAACATGAGCAAGGAGATGTACAA AGATGTACGCGAGGGAATTATCCGGTGCATATTGGCCACCGATATGGCCCGACATAACGAAATCCTCACCCAGTTTCAGGAGGCTACACCCGAGTTCGACTACAGCAACAAAGTGCACACGAATTTG CTCTGCATGGTTCTGATCAAGGTGGCAGACATTTCGAACGAGGCGCGACCGATGGACGTGGCGGAACCGTGGGTCGACCGGCTGCTGCAGGAGTTTTTCGCGCAGAGCGCCGCAGAAAAGTCCGAGGGTCTGCCGGTGACACCGTTCATGGATCCGGACAAGGTGTCGAAACCGGGCAGCCAGGTACGGTTCATCGGGCTGGTGCTGTTGCCGCTGTTCGAAGCCCTCGGCGAGCTGTTGCCCGAGCTGACGGATCTGATCATCACGCCGGTGCGCGTTGCCCTCGACTACTATCG CCGACTGAACGATGCAGCCAACAAGACGCGCCGCTCGATCGCGGAAGCAGAGGCCGCATCGTCCGAGAGCGGCGGCTCACCGCAGCTGCCCCGTTCCCAGTCCGGCATCAGCGTCAAATCGCGAC ccgaactgcaCGACCTACCGGAGGGCAGCGAGAGTGGCGACTCCGAGACGGCCACCGAAGTCGAC GTGGCGGAAAAAACGTCCAAGTTCAAGGTGGACACGGAAAGCATCCACCGCAAACAGTCGCACCCGAACTCCCGGAAGGGTAGCCGCGAGAAGCGCCCGTCGATGATCGGTGAATACTACACCACAGGTACGCGCACCCGTGGCTCCCACGGCAACATACAGCATACTAATAATCGCACGTATTTTGGTTCGAATCGCGCCATCAGCCTAGACCAGTACAGTAACAACCGGCGCATGTCCGACGGCGTCCCGATACAGTCGGTCCACTCGGACAACAGCGTGCTGTACTACCATCACCAGCGGCAGCACCGCAGCCTCGACCACGACACCATGTGCTCGTCGTCGGACAAAAGCACCAGCCTGAACAGCACGCACGACACGGCGCCGGGCGGCGACCCGACGACCATCCTGCACGTGCCACCGCCGCAACCGCCACCGCCGACGGGAAAGCAGCGGCTCGGCAAGCTTttcggtagcagcagcagcagcgcgtcGGGCAGCGCCGCCACCTCCGCCGTGGCGAATCTGAAGAACAATAATAGCGCCGGTCACGGGTGCACGGCCGTCGGCGGGTCCGCATCGActagcggtggtggtggttccgGTAAACATTTTAGCCGTATGTTGAGCTTCAACCAGCAGCAACGGCTGGACAAGCTgcgcaacaacaataacagccAGAGCaagaataacaacaacaacaacacgaacaacaatggcggcggcagcagcattgGCAAcagtaacaataataataacaataacaataacaatagcaTTAGCAACAATAAGAACGCACCGGCCGGCAGTGCGGCCATCAGCCAGGCGAAGCATCTCGATGGGCGTGAGGCAATGCACGGGGCGGCCCGCATATGCCCCGGCCTCGGCAGTGCCGCCGGTGGGGACGGTGGATTCGACGGGACCATTTCCGGGAGTGTCggcgtcggcggcggcggtaaTCAGGACGGCGGCAAGGGTGGCAATGGCAGCAGTAGTAACGGCACGGCGGCTCGAACAACGGCAGCCGCGGCCTCCACCGCGTCGGCCGGTTCGAAATCGTTCCTGTCCCGGCTGCGACAGTTTACCGGCCGGCTGAGCTTCAACTTTGACTCGCGGGAATCGAAgaagctgcagctgctggcgGGGAACGCACCGACCGACCTGAAGGCGAAAGGCGCCTCGGCCGGGCCAAAGCGGGACCATCGGCTGGAGAAGTCGCGCACGGTCGACGTGGGCGACCTGGGACCGGTAGCGATCTGTGGCGACAGCACAATGTCCGGCCAGCAGGCGGCCattcaccagcagcagcagcagcagcagcaccagaagcagcagcatctcTCACTCGTCCCAGGTGAGTCCTTCTACGGTGGAGGACCGCCGGTAGTAATGAACCAGCCGAAATCAATCTCGCCCATCCTTATGCAGCACCGCCACAGTGAGGTGCTCGGTTTGGGCGGTGCAGCGGGGGCGGCCGCCCGCAGCCGCGCCTACAGCCTGGACGTCCCGATCGGGGGCCGGCACTGTTGCCGCAGTCTCAGCGGTAGCACGACCGGGGGCGGTGCCGGTTCCAGCTGCGGTGGCAGCCACAAGAGTCTCACGTTTTCGCTCAACAATCGCTCGCTGACGGAGGACAACGACGGGGGCGGCAGCCTGGCGCTCGTGTCCGGCGAGCGAAAGTCGGGCGTTGGGGtgcagccgccgccgctgcgCAACaactcgctgctgctgcttgcggacGATCCGTCCTCGTCGTCGGCCGCCATtggcggtggtgatggtagtgCGCCACCGAACGAAACCATATGA